A DNA window from Zonotrichia albicollis isolate bZonAlb1 chromosome 2, bZonAlb1.hap1, whole genome shotgun sequence contains the following coding sequences:
- the C2H21orf91 gene encoding protein EURL homolog: MNEEQFVSIDLDDDNICSVCKLGTEKETLSFCHVCFELNIEGVPKSDLLHTRSLRGHRDCFEKFHLIANQDCPRSKLSKSPYAEVKNILSKKINWIIQYAQNKDLDSDSESSKPSQHQLFSFRHQTDRKLLPQFDSPVPRYSAKWIDGKSGGISSCSQTLLEPRESTDFRLGATFCCSSVLWPNRSQVQKAEKAEGDSLASVHRRHPQHSREELTTMTLGELKQLNEKLLKQIQDVFEELAQQVQEKDSLASELNVRHIAIEQLLKNCSKLPCLQMGRAGTKSNVPI, encoded by the exons ATGAACGAGGAGCAGTTCGTGAGCATCGACCTGGACGATGACAACATCTGCAGCGTCTGCAAGCTGGGCACCGAGAAGGAAACGCTGTCCTTCTGCCACGTCTGTTTCGAGCTGAACATCGAAG GAGTACCAAAGTCAGACCTTCTACATACAAGATCTTTAAGGGGGCACAGAGACTGCTTTGAAAAATTCCACTTAATAGCAAATCAGGACTGTCCACGATCAAAGCTCTCTAAAAGTCCTTATGCAGAAGTAAAAAATATCTTGAGCAAAAAAATTAACTGGATCATACAATATGCACAAAACAAGGATTTAGACTCTGATTCTGAAAGCTCAAAACCATCCCAACACCAGCTTTTTAGCTTCAGACATCAGACTGATAGAAAGTTACTCCCACAGTTTGACTCCCCAGTACCTAGATACTCTGCAAAATGGATAGATGGGAAATCTGGAGGCATCTCAAGCTGCTCTCAGACTCTGCTGGAACCAAGAGAATCCACTGATTTCAGACTCGGTGCTACCttctgctgcagcagcgtttTGTGGCCCAACCGCAGCCAGGTCCAGAAAGCTGAAAAAGCTGAAGGGGATTCACTTGCCAGTGTTCATAGGAgacatcctcagcacagcagggaggaaC TGACTACAATGACTCTAGGAGAGTTAAAGCAACTTAATGAGAAACTGCTCAAGCAAATCCAGG ATGTGTTTGAGGAGCTGGCCCAGCAGGTGCAGGAGAAGGACTCGCTGGCCTCGGAGCTCAATGTGCGCCACATTGCCATCGAGCAGCTGCTCAAGAACTGCTCCaagctgccctgcctgcagatGGGGAGAGCAGGCACCAAATCCAACGTCCCCATATAA